A window from Vulcanimicrobium alpinum encodes these proteins:
- a CDS encoding protein kinase domain-containing protein: MGYRDGSGATLTIGKKLGEGGEGAVYVTREQPDLVAKVYARPVPPEQVAKLDAMVRAGDPALRTVAAWPSALLFDGARPVGFTMRKIAARHPLHDLLGPARRRILFPNTHWTFLIHTATNLARAFEVMHDRGIVIGDVNSNNVVVHRDSTAQLIDCDSFQIRAGETVFRCNVGVPEYQPPELQGCDLSRVERTAEHDLFGLAVMIFQLLFVGKHPFAGVLPPGTGENGAIGANVAARRFFYGGDARRRGLRPPPGSLALSAVTPEIEAHFARAFLGAPCDRPSAAAWRAALAALERATVRCDANPLHRHVDATRCPWCTLERRGLHYFTPPVVRRRLRRADESFWKTISNADVERAWTTIAAVVPPPLRDPAFAAARYPAVPLHLWSRTRRWAYAGGAAAAVLSIAAMFVFLHAWFALAPGVAALYLWAGLAFRPDARRLVTVRERRSSAARQAAAAARDAWRRAALNAEFTERRAALARLHGRLLAQRARFEAERAQLRAATELAALDAFLRRHRIAGLQDPALDAEMRLLLDVRGIVTAADVTWETLPAPRLWGRINAMRDALVAWRQRLERQFLAQRRTCGDPKTIDDLVRRHARERIDGYDALRAGAAELQAIAKRIVAQRDALEARARALADEAARADPDAHVSPLFYKTPVL, from the coding sequence ATGGGGTATCGAGACGGTTCCGGCGCGACGCTGACGATCGGCAAGAAACTCGGCGAGGGCGGTGAGGGCGCGGTCTACGTCACGCGCGAGCAGCCCGACCTCGTCGCCAAGGTCTACGCGCGCCCGGTCCCGCCCGAACAAGTCGCCAAACTGGACGCGATGGTGCGCGCCGGCGATCCGGCGCTGCGCACCGTCGCCGCCTGGCCGAGCGCGCTGCTCTTCGACGGCGCGCGCCCCGTCGGCTTCACGATGCGCAAGATCGCCGCGCGGCATCCGCTGCACGATCTGCTCGGGCCGGCACGTCGCCGCATCCTCTTCCCGAACACGCACTGGACGTTCCTGATCCACACGGCGACGAACCTCGCGCGCGCGTTCGAGGTGATGCACGACCGCGGGATCGTGATCGGTGACGTGAACTCGAACAACGTCGTCGTCCATCGCGACTCGACGGCGCAGCTGATCGATTGCGACAGTTTTCAAATCCGCGCCGGCGAGACGGTATTCCGCTGCAACGTCGGCGTCCCCGAGTATCAGCCGCCGGAACTGCAGGGCTGCGATCTCTCGCGCGTCGAGCGCACCGCCGAGCACGACCTGTTCGGCTTGGCGGTGATGATCTTCCAACTGCTCTTCGTCGGGAAGCATCCGTTCGCGGGCGTGCTGCCGCCGGGAACGGGAGAGAACGGCGCGATCGGCGCCAACGTCGCGGCGCGCCGGTTCTTCTACGGCGGCGATGCGCGGCGGCGCGGTCTGCGCCCGCCGCCCGGCAGCCTCGCCCTGAGCGCGGTCACGCCGGAGATCGAAGCGCATTTCGCGCGCGCGTTTCTGGGCGCGCCCTGCGATCGTCCCAGCGCGGCGGCGTGGCGTGCGGCGCTCGCCGCGCTCGAACGCGCGACGGTGCGCTGCGACGCCAACCCGCTCCATCGCCACGTCGACGCGACGCGCTGTCCGTGGTGCACGCTGGAGCGGCGGGGCCTGCACTACTTCACGCCGCCGGTCGTGCGGCGCCGGCTTCGCCGCGCCGACGAGAGCTTCTGGAAGACGATCTCCAACGCCGACGTCGAGCGCGCATGGACGACGATCGCCGCGGTCGTCCCGCCGCCGCTGCGCGATCCCGCATTCGCCGCCGCGCGCTATCCGGCGGTGCCGCTGCACCTGTGGTCGCGGACGCGTCGATGGGCGTACGCCGGCGGCGCGGCTGCGGCCGTGCTGTCGATCGCGGCGATGTTCGTCTTCCTGCATGCGTGGTTCGCGCTCGCCCCGGGGGTCGCCGCGCTCTATCTGTGGGCCGGGCTTGCGTTTCGGCCCGATGCGCGGCGCCTCGTCACCGTGCGAGAACGCCGCAGTTCCGCCGCGCGTCAGGCGGCGGCGGCGGCACGTGATGCGTGGCGGCGCGCCGCGCTCAACGCGGAGTTCACCGAACGGCGCGCTGCGCTCGCGCGCCTCCACGGCCGTCTGCTCGCGCAGCGCGCGCGGTTCGAAGCCGAACGCGCCCAGCTCCGCGCGGCGACCGAATTGGCGGCACTCGACGCGTTTTTGCGCCGCCATCGGATCGCCGGACTGCAAGATCCCGCGCTCGATGCGGAGATGCGGCTGCTGCTCGACGTGCGCGGGATCGTCACCGCCGCCGACGTGACGTGGGAGACCCTGCCCGCGCCGCGCTTATGGGGCCGCATCAACGCGATGCGCGATGCGCTCGTCGCGTGGCGCCAGCGTCTCGAGCGCCAATTCCTCGCGCAGCGCCGCACCTGCGGCGATCCCAAAACGATCGACGACCTCGTGCGTCGTCACGCGCGCGAGCGGATCGACGGATATGATGCGCTCCGCGCCGGAGCGGCGGAACTGCAGGCGATCGCGAAGCGCATCGTCGCGCAGCGCGACGCGCTCGAGGCGCGCGCCCGTGCGCTCGCCGACGAAGCGGCGCGCGCCGACCCCGACGCGCACGTCTCGCCGCTGTTCTACAAGACCCCGGTGCTCTGA
- a CDS encoding transcriptional regulator → MHDAPFAFAGLERIFHERGRLAVCACLIANPDGMRFTELQDACGLTDGNLNRHLHALAEVGIVESERVRGRGRPATFVRITEEGRTRFLAYVDELEAVVRGVQREAESASARLAPQT, encoded by the coding sequence ATGCACGACGCGCCGTTCGCGTTCGCCGGCCTCGAACGCATCTTTCACGAGCGCGGACGCCTCGCCGTCTGCGCGTGTCTGATCGCGAACCCCGACGGGATGCGCTTTACCGAACTGCAGGATGCGTGCGGGTTGACCGACGGCAACTTGAACCGTCATCTGCACGCGCTTGCCGAGGTCGGGATCGTCGAGAGCGAACGCGTGCGCGGCCGCGGACGCCCGGCAACGTTCGTGCGCATCACCGAAGAAGGGCGCACGCGTTTCCTCGCCTACGTCGACGAACTCGAAGCGGTCGTGCGGGGCGTGCAGCGCGAAGCGGAATCGGCGTCGGCACGGCTGGCACCGCAGACATGA
- a CDS encoding DEAD/DEAH box helicase family protein, translating to MAGPRLHGWRLPLRAWQRAAFAGWDAGRPSDALIVATPGAGKTRFATRVAHALLRDGAAGRVMVVVPREHLKAQVARAMVGAGVVLDHKFQNAQQRLARDVHGAVVTYQQVCAAPRLYRDLCRETAREHDGAGAAILLDEVHHAGDDATWGKALRDAFDPATHRVALSGTPFRSDGTAIPFVRYDRGLSVADFAYDYAAALRDGVCRALVFALHGGEAEWIARDGTAMSATFETALRERLHHSERLRTMLTQDEWIGDVLTSAHMRLLSVRAEGHRDAAGLVAAMSQDHARAIAALMERRLGVRPTIVVSDLADASERIAAFARSADPWIVAVHMVSEGVDIPRLRVGVYASNVVTELYFRQFCGRFVRTVDGVNDPEAYVFVPDDPRLRELARGDHDRRAPRAARTRRARRRNARARRGAPRRRCERRRTVRSDRRAGDRRARRRFRPAVQPRRVRGGDVRRRCAADRTSRRRALRAHQRRAQGVDAPVTARARHAGEPALQRRAPQGARDAQPARRRQRRDRDRTRTRSAPARRREVARARPLRRLALKRTTRGSPTFLPGAGRPTSKRPDVNGDDTKHSDPLDNPDLVSHLSESLRGLLRKTDDGDEAARSAALPAAAAIVDAFAAVGLLEFAYLSPTEDDDEDGPIAWLEASEAIYDKERDAVVIAGSEVLEVYDGPITLEDPPEHETDES from the coding sequence GTGGCGGGTCCTCGGCTTCACGGATGGAGACTCCCGCTGCGCGCGTGGCAGCGCGCAGCGTTTGCGGGCTGGGATGCCGGGCGACCGAGCGATGCGCTGATCGTCGCGACCCCTGGCGCCGGCAAGACGCGGTTCGCGACGCGGGTCGCCCACGCGCTGCTGCGCGACGGCGCCGCCGGCCGCGTGATGGTCGTGGTGCCGCGCGAGCATCTCAAGGCCCAGGTGGCGCGGGCGATGGTCGGCGCCGGGGTCGTCCTCGACCACAAATTCCAGAACGCGCAGCAGCGCCTCGCACGCGACGTTCACGGCGCGGTGGTGACCTACCAGCAAGTCTGCGCGGCGCCGCGACTGTACCGCGACTTGTGCCGCGAGACTGCGCGTGAACACGACGGCGCCGGCGCGGCGATTCTGCTCGACGAGGTGCACCACGCCGGCGACGACGCGACGTGGGGGAAGGCGCTGCGCGACGCGTTCGACCCGGCGACGCACCGTGTCGCGCTCTCCGGGACGCCGTTCCGCTCCGACGGCACCGCGATCCCGTTCGTCCGCTACGATCGTGGGCTCTCGGTCGCCGACTTCGCGTACGATTACGCCGCCGCGCTGCGCGACGGCGTCTGCCGCGCGCTCGTCTTCGCCTTGCACGGCGGAGAGGCCGAGTGGATCGCGCGCGACGGGACCGCGATGTCGGCGACGTTCGAGACCGCGCTGCGCGAGCGTCTGCACCACTCCGAACGCCTGCGCACGATGCTCACGCAGGACGAATGGATCGGCGACGTCCTCACCAGCGCGCACATGCGCCTGCTCTCGGTGCGCGCCGAAGGGCACCGCGACGCGGCCGGACTCGTCGCGGCGATGAGCCAGGATCACGCGCGCGCGATCGCCGCGCTGATGGAGCGGCGCTTGGGCGTGCGCCCCACGATCGTCGTCTCGGATCTCGCCGATGCGTCGGAGCGGATCGCGGCGTTCGCGCGCTCTGCCGATCCGTGGATCGTCGCGGTGCACATGGTCTCCGAAGGCGTCGACATCCCGCGCCTGCGCGTCGGCGTCTACGCATCCAACGTCGTGACCGAACTGTACTTCCGCCAGTTCTGCGGACGGTTCGTGCGCACGGTCGACGGCGTGAACGATCCCGAGGCGTACGTCTTCGTCCCCGACGATCCGCGACTGCGCGAGCTGGCGCGCGGGGATCACGATCGACGTGCGCCACGGGCTGCGCGGACGCGACGCGCGCGACGACGAAACGCTCGCGCTCGACGCGGCGCGCCGCGAAGACGGTGCGAGCGACGCCGGACTGTACGAAGCGATCGCCGCGCGGGCGACCGACGAGCGCGTCGTCGATTTCGGCCCGCTGTTCAACCCCGCCGCGTTCGCGGCGGAGACGTTCGACGGCGCTGCGCCGCAGACCGAACGTCGCGACGACGCGCCCTCCGCGCTCACCAGCGCCGAGCGCAAGGAGTCGATGCGCCGGTCACTGCACGGGCTCGTCACGCGGGTGAGCCAGCGCTTCAACGTCGAGCACCGCAAGGTGCACGCGACGCTCAACCAGCGCGTCGGCGGCAGCGTCGCGACCGCGACCGAACGCGAACTCGATCTGCGCCGGCGCGTCGCCGAGAAGTGGCTCGCGCGCGACCGCTACGACGGCTTGCGCTGAAGCGAACGACCAGGGGGTCGCCGACATTCCTCCCGGGTGCGGGGCGACCGACGTCGAAGCGGCCGGACGTGAACGGCGACGATACGAAGCACAGCGACCCTCTCGACAACCCGGACCTGGTCTCCCACCTCTCCGAGTCGCTGCGCGGCCTGCTGCGCAAGACCGACGACGGCGACGAGGCGGCGCGCAGCGCGGCGCTGCCCGCGGCGGCCGCGATCGTCGATGCATTCGCCGCCGTCGGCCTGCTCGAGTTCGCGTACCTTTCGCCGACGGAGGACGATGACGAAGACGGCCCGATCGCGTGGCTCGAAGCGAGCGAAGCGATCTACGACAAGGAGCGCGACGCGGTCGTGATCGCGGGAAGCGAAGTGCTCGAAGTCTACGACGGGCCGATCACGCTCGAGGATCCGCCGGAGCACGAGACCGACGAGAGCTGA
- the uppS gene encoding polyprenyl diphosphate synthase — translation MIERAPALTGAPRHVAIIMDGNRRWARARNLPALEGHRRGIGALERAVDGALRAGIAMLTVYAFSEENWSREGGEVAGLFGLAERFAREKAGALAARGVQVRVIGRRDRLPRAVVEAFRTLEDVTAHGSALLLTIAVDYGARTELRDACRSLARDVAAGRIAPEQIDEDAIAARLWTAGLPDPDLVVRTGGELRLSNFLLYQSAYAELWATPDPWPEFDATSLHRAIDAYANRERRFGR, via the coding sequence ATGATCGAACGCGCACCCGCGCTCACCGGCGCACCGCGACACGTCGCGATCATCATGGACGGCAACCGGCGCTGGGCGCGCGCGCGCAACCTGCCCGCGCTCGAAGGCCACCGCCGCGGCATCGGCGCGCTCGAACGCGCGGTCGACGGCGCGCTGCGCGCCGGAATCGCGATGCTCACCGTCTACGCGTTCAGCGAAGAGAATTGGAGCCGCGAAGGCGGCGAAGTTGCGGGGCTCTTCGGTTTGGCCGAACGCTTCGCGCGCGAGAAGGCGGGGGCGCTCGCCGCGCGCGGCGTGCAGGTGCGCGTGATCGGACGGCGCGATCGGCTTCCGCGCGCGGTCGTCGAGGCGTTCCGCACCCTCGAAGACGTGACGGCGCACGGGTCGGCGCTGCTGCTCACGATCGCCGTCGACTACGGCGCGCGCACCGAACTGCGCGATGCGTGCCGCAGCCTCGCGCGCGACGTCGCCGCCGGACGCATCGCTCCCGAGCAGATCGACGAAGATGCGATCGCCGCGCGGCTGTGGACGGCGGGCCTGCCCGATCCCGATCTGGTCGTGCGCACCGGCGGCGAACTGCGGCTCTCGAACTTTCTGCTGTATCAGTCGGCGTACGCGGAGCTGTGGGCGACGCCCGATCCGTGGCCGGAATTCGACGCGACGTCCCTGCACCGCGCGATCGACGCGTACGCGAACCGCGAGCGGCGGTTCGGCCGCTGA